One region of Vanessa cardui chromosome 20, ilVanCard2.1, whole genome shotgun sequence genomic DNA includes:
- the LOC124538444 gene encoding 63 kDa chaperonin, mitochondrial-like produces MYRIQNALKILNQKLSYSFSCQRFFAKEVRFGPDVRALMLQGVDILADAVAVTLGPKGRNVILEQAFGPPKITKDGVTVAKGIELKDRFQNIGAKLVQNVANKTNEEAGDGTTTATILARAIAREGFDSISKGANPIEIRKGVMLAVETVTAHLKKISKPIKLAEEIEQVATISANGDKSIGKLIADAMNRVGKDGIITVKDGKTLYDEMEVVEGIQIEKGYVSPYFINSKKGPKVEYNDALILYSDKKIFTASQIVPALEIANTHKKPLIIIAEDYEGEPLSVLVVNKLKIGLQVAAIKAPSFGEYRKNTLIDLAIATGGVIFEDNENLIRLEDCQLESLGRVDEVIITKDSTLLLNGKGDKKEIEERIELLRSEYDETTKEFDRQRLLDRISRLKSKVCILRIGGCSEVEVNEKKDRVNDALNATRAAIAEGIVPGGGAALVRCIPELSKLKPPNSDQAIGINIIKKALRTPCLTIASNAGCDGSVVVSKVESMTLNYGYDVLNNEYVDMIERGIIDPTKVVRSALTDASGVASLLTTAEAAICDLSSEKDSPSLGRESAGVTIY; encoded by the coding sequence ATGTATCGTATacaaaatgctttaaaaatattaaatcaaaaattgagTTATTCATTTTCATGCCAACGTTTCTTCGCGAAGGAAGTGCGTTTCGGTCCAGATGTGAGGGCTCTCATGCTACAGGGAGTTGATATTCTAGCTGATGCAGTAGCAGTCACATTAGGTCCAAAGGGAAGAAATGTAATTTTAGAACAAGCATTTGGACcgccaaaaataacaaaagacgGTGTTACCGTTGCAAAGGGAATCGAACTGAAAGACAGATTTCAAAATATTGGTGCAAAGCTTGTTCAAAATGTTGCAAATAAGACTAATGAAGAAGCTGGGGACGGAACAACAACGGCAACAATTTTAGCTAGGGCTATAGCGAGAGAAGGTTTTGACAGTATCTCGAAAGGTGCTAATCCTATCGAAATTAGAAAAGGTGTTATGTTGGCAGTCGAAACGGTAACGGcgcatttaaagaaaatatctaaACCAATAAAACTTGCAGAAGAAATTGAACAAGTAGCTACGATTTCTGCTAATGGTGATAAGAGCATAGGAAAACTTATAGCAGATGCAATGAATAGAGTTGGTAAAGATGGTATTATAACTGTAAAAGATGGAAAGACATTATACGACGAAATGGAAGTAGTAGAAGGTATACAAATTGAGAAAGGTTATGTGTCTCCTTATTTTATAAACTCAAAAAAGGGCCCTAAAGTAGAATACAATGACGCTTTAATTCTCTACTCGGACAAAAAGATTTTTACAGCCAGCCAAATTGTCCCAGCCTTAGAAATTGCGAACACTCATAAGAAACCATTAATTATAATAGCAGAAGATTATGAGGGCGAACCTTTATCTGTCTTAGtagtaaacaaattaaaaataggcTTACAAGTGGCTGCTATTAAAGCGCCAAGTTTTGGTGAATATAGAAAAAACACTTTAATTGATCTTGCTATCGCCACTGGTGGTGTGATTTTTGAAgacaatgaaaatttaatacgaCTGGAAGACTGTCAACTTGAAAGTCTTGGAAGAGTTGATGAGGTGATAATAACAAAGGATTCTACACTTCTATTAAACGGAAAAGGAGATAAAAAGGAAATTGAAGAACGAATTGAGCTATTGCGATCTGAATATGACGAAACTACTAAAGAATTTGATAGACAGAGATTATTGGATCGAATTTCAAGGCTCAAAAGTAAAGTTTGCATTTTACGTATTGGAGGATGTAGTGAGGTAgaagtaaatgaaaaaaaagatcGAGTAAATGATGCTCTTAATGCTACTCGAGCAGCAATAGCCGAAGGCATTGTACCTGGAGGTGGTGCGGCACTAGTTCGTTGTATACCAGAACTATCAAAACTTAAACCACCGAATTCTGATCAAGCAATAggaataaatatcattaaaaaagcTTTACGTACTCCATGTTTAACTATAGCAAGCAATGCTGGTTGTGACGGTTCTGTCGTAGTATCAAAAGTTGAAAGTATGACTTTGAACTATGGATACGATGTACTTAATAATGAGTATGTTGATATGATTGAAAGAGGTATTATAGACCCAACAAAAGTAGTAAGAAGTGCATTGACTGATGCCAGTGGGGTCGCATCGCTATTGACTACTGCTGAAGCAGCAATTTGTGATTTGTCATCAGAAAAGGACAGTCCAAGTCTTGGACGTGAGAGTGCGGgtgttacaatttattaa